A genomic window from Algoriphagus sp. Y33 includes:
- a CDS encoding TonB-dependent receptor — protein MKRLLLTKSSLLFIIGMLTAIPLMAQIGSTIQGTVLEESSGQPLPGVSVLEKGTTNGAVTDLDGKFAITLRSANASLRVSFIGFKTQEVLVGNQTELELQLASDLGNLDEVIVVGYGEQQKETITGAVANVTSRDIDKVPSATVSGALAGKMAGLSFRQPDGRPGAGAWLQIRNMGTPLFVIDGIQKDEGQFNNLAPGDIESITILKDASAAVYGSRAANGVVVVKTKQGKRGETPTININGYYGWQNWSRFPDGVNAYEWMLGKADADINQFGNTNITAEELEKWKQGTEYGFRSFDWKDFIIKGNAPQSNFNASVSGGSERTNYYLSVTRFDQKAVFSDEFEFNRTNIQSNINTDITDKFRVGMQINGRIENRENPGVPGADDYWQPRFALFRNRPTERPYANDNPDYPANINNIETNWALLNYDRTGFYENKWQVLQTNFTAEYEIVPDLVAKGLYSYYLADNMFNTFEYTYDVYGYNPETDEYFRSGGNDNPYRDRGQEKIMENVWQLSLTYNKTFGDKHNISALFLNERIERTRLYNFLHSVPTNNFLDIIRFADTDTYNDERQEEARIGYVGRVNYDYAGKYLLEVAGRADASWKFSPDNRWGFFPSVSAGWRISEEVFMDDFAAQLDLDELKIRASYGQLGDDNINMGIDRNDPRFITPFDYLTGYQYGVSTVIVDGENIQGSVNTGQPIDNLSWFVSTITDIGLDFSFGSGKITGAIDYFQRKRTGLRGVRNDIFLPAELGYGLTDENLNSDSNSGAEIAVNWNGKVGDLVFRIGANASYARSKFLSSYNPTFSSSWDHYRNSGENRYSGIFWGYEVIGQFESYDAINDYPVNIDGQGNRTLLPGDFIYKDVNGDGKIDGYDERPIGYQSAGQPIINFGLNFNFQYKGFDLTADFSGGGMYSYNQNWEMRWPYQNGGNLLTAMYDDRYHREDILDINSPWVAGKNPPLRFNTGGHSNYNKNSTWWLTNVKYLRMRTLEVGYTLPEKLLNRWNMSRARVFVSSYNLFALDNVHQFGIDPEIADENGLQYPQNKVVNVGFNVSF, from the coding sequence ATGAAAAGACTTCTTCTCACGAAATCTAGCCTGCTGTTCATTATAGGAATGCTGACCGCAATTCCATTGATGGCGCAGATAGGCTCCACCATCCAGGGAACAGTACTGGAAGAATCCTCCGGTCAACCTCTGCCCGGCGTGAGTGTCCTAGAGAAAGGGACTACAAATGGTGCCGTCACAGACCTTGACGGTAAATTCGCAATCACACTTAGAAGTGCCAACGCCTCCCTGCGAGTATCTTTTATTGGTTTCAAAACCCAAGAAGTACTAGTGGGCAACCAAACAGAACTTGAGCTCCAGCTGGCAAGCGACCTAGGCAACCTCGATGAGGTAATCGTGGTGGGATATGGCGAACAACAAAAAGAGACCATCACCGGTGCAGTAGCCAATGTGACCAGCCGCGATATAGACAAAGTTCCTTCCGCAACAGTCTCAGGAGCGTTGGCAGGTAAAATGGCCGGGCTTTCTTTCCGTCAGCCTGATGGCCGGCCGGGAGCAGGTGCCTGGCTTCAGATCAGAAATATGGGAACACCGCTCTTTGTAATTGATGGAATCCAAAAGGATGAAGGACAATTCAATAATCTTGCTCCGGGAGATATAGAAAGTATCACCATCCTGAAAGACGCATCGGCAGCAGTGTACGGATCCCGCGCGGCAAACGGCGTAGTGGTGGTAAAAACCAAGCAAGGCAAACGTGGAGAAACTCCCACAATTAATATCAACGGCTATTACGGCTGGCAAAACTGGTCCAGATTTCCCGATGGTGTGAACGCCTACGAGTGGATGCTGGGCAAAGCCGATGCAGATATCAATCAGTTTGGTAATACCAATATCACTGCCGAGGAATTGGAAAAATGGAAGCAGGGCACTGAGTACGGATTTAGGTCTTTTGATTGGAAAGACTTTATCATCAAAGGAAATGCTCCTCAGAGCAATTTCAACGCTTCTGTGTCCGGAGGCTCTGAACGGACGAATTACTATTTATCGGTAACCCGATTTGACCAGAAGGCTGTGTTCTCAGACGAGTTTGAATTCAACAGAACCAATATTCAGTCCAATATCAATACAGACATCACCGACAAGTTCAGAGTTGGTATGCAGATCAATGGACGAATCGAAAACCGAGAAAATCCAGGTGTTCCAGGCGCAGATGACTATTGGCAGCCAAGGTTTGCACTGTTCAGAAATAGACCTACCGAGCGTCCCTATGCCAACGACAATCCGGACTATCCTGCCAACATCAACAACATCGAAACCAACTGGGCACTGTTGAACTACGACCGAACAGGTTTCTATGAAAACAAATGGCAGGTTCTACAGACCAACTTTACGGCAGAGTATGAGATTGTCCCTGATCTGGTAGCAAAGGGGTTGTATTCTTACTATTTGGCGGACAATATGTTCAACACATTCGAATACACTTACGATGTGTATGGCTATAATCCTGAGACAGACGAATATTTCAGGTCTGGCGGAAATGACAATCCTTACCGTGACCGCGGACAGGAAAAGATCATGGAAAATGTATGGCAACTGTCCCTTACTTACAATAAAACCTTTGGCGACAAGCACAACATTTCAGCTTTATTCCTAAACGAGCGGATCGAGCGCACCCGACTTTATAATTTCTTACACTCCGTACCGACCAACAATTTCTTGGACATAATCCGATTTGCTGACACGGACACCTACAATGATGAGCGTCAGGAAGAAGCAAGAATCGGCTATGTAGGACGTGTAAACTATGACTATGCAGGAAAATACCTGTTGGAAGTAGCGGGTCGTGCGGATGCTTCTTGGAAATTTTCTCCTGACAATCGCTGGGGATTCTTCCCGTCAGTGTCTGCGGGGTGGAGGATTTCGGAAGAAGTATTTATGGATGATTTCGCAGCACAGCTGGATTTGGATGAATTGAAGATCAGAGCATCCTATGGCCAGTTGGGCGATGATAATATCAATATGGGAATTGATCGAAATGACCCAAGATTTATCACTCCATTCGATTATCTGACAGGCTATCAGTATGGAGTATCTACGGTGATAGTAGATGGAGAAAATATTCAGGGATCAGTGAACACGGGTCAGCCCATTGATAATCTATCTTGGTTTGTAAGTACAATTACAGATATAGGATTGGATTTCTCTTTTGGCAGTGGAAAAATCACAGGAGCTATAGATTATTTTCAAAGAAAAAGAACAGGTCTGAGAGGAGTGAGAAATGATATTTTTCTGCCTGCAGAACTAGGGTATGGGCTCACCGATGAAAACCTAAACTCTGACTCTAACTCCGGAGCTGAGATCGCCGTAAATTGGAATGGTAAAGTCGGGGACTTGGTATTCAGAATCGGTGCAAATGCATCTTATGCCCGCAGCAAATTCCTAAGCTCCTATAACCCAACCTTCAGCTCTTCTTGGGATCACTACAGAAACTCGGGCGAAAATAGATACAGCGGAATCTTCTGGGGCTATGAAGTCATCGGTCAATTTGAATCCTATGATGCAATCAATGACTACCCGGTGAATATCGATGGTCAAGGAAACAGGACGTTGCTTCCGGGTGATTTCATCTATAAGGACGTAAATGGAGATGGTAAAATCGACGGCTACGATGAACGTCCTATCGGCTACCAATCCGCAGGACAGCCAATCATAAACTTTGGCTTAAACTTTAATTTTCAATACAAAGGATTTGACCTGACCGCCGACTTCTCCGGTGGAGGGATGTACTCCTACAACCAAAATTGGGAAATGCGCTGGCCTTATCAAAACGGAGGTAACCTATTGACAGCCATGTACGATGATCGCTACCACAGAGAAGATATCCTTGATATCAACAGTCCTTGGGTGGCGGGGAAAAACCCTCCACTGAGATTCAATACAGGAGGACACAGTAATTACAACAAGAATTCTACCTGGTGGCTTACCAATGTAAAATACCTGAGAATGAGAACACTAGAAGTCGGCTATACTCTTCCGGAAAAGCTCTTGAACAGATGGAATATGTCCAGAGCTAGAGTGTTTGTGAGCAGCTACAATCTATTTGCGCTTGACAATGTACATCAGTTTGGAATTGACCCTGAAATAGCAGACGAAAACGGCTTGCAATACCCGCAGAACAAAGTGGTGAATGTCGGCTTCAACGTATCATTCTAA